A stretch of Pseudomonas sp. LS.1a DNA encodes these proteins:
- a CDS encoding ABC transporter ATP-binding protein — translation MSAVIKDNAHGKTLVSLRGLNKHYGDFTAVDNLDLEIQDGEFLTFLGSSGSGKSTTLSMLAGFETPSSGEILVDGQSLVNVPPHKRDIGMVFQRYSLFPHLNVRDNIGFPLAIRKLGASETSKRVDAMLKLVQLEKFAHRKPSQMSGGQQQRVAIARALVYEPRILLMDEPLGALDKKLREDLQDELRQLHRRLGITIVYVTHDQEEAMRLSQRIAIFSHGRIVGLGTGYDLYQNPPNAFVASFLGNSNFLRIKASSNGAGSFEGQPVAIRLTPGLAASQDALIMVRPEKALALTTEQATREPLPAGWNEVSAKVGEVLFLGESQTCHVVTAGGTELTVKALSAAGMPMQPGDTVKVRWAVADACIYTEWAESDLSKSAGAH, via the coding sequence ATGAGTGCAGTGATCAAAGACAACGCGCACGGCAAGACCCTGGTCAGCCTGCGCGGCCTCAACAAGCACTACGGCGACTTCACCGCCGTGGACAACCTCGACCTGGAAATCCAGGACGGCGAGTTCCTGACCTTTCTCGGCTCCAGCGGCTCGGGCAAGTCCACCACCCTGTCAATGCTGGCCGGCTTCGAAACGCCGAGCAGCGGCGAGATCCTGGTCGATGGCCAGTCGCTGGTCAACGTGCCACCGCACAAGCGCGACATCGGCATGGTGTTCCAGCGCTATTCACTGTTCCCGCACCTGAACGTGCGCGACAACATCGGCTTCCCGCTGGCCATCCGCAAGCTCGGCGCCAGCGAAACCAGCAAGCGCGTCGATGCCATGCTCAAGCTGGTGCAGCTGGAGAAGTTCGCCCACCGCAAGCCGTCGCAGATGTCCGGTGGCCAGCAGCAGCGCGTGGCGATTGCCCGGGCGCTGGTGTACGAGCCGCGCATCCTGCTGATGGACGAACCGCTCGGTGCGCTGGACAAGAAGCTGCGCGAAGACCTGCAGGACGAACTGCGCCAGTTGCACCGGCGCCTGGGCATCACCATCGTCTACGTCACCCACGACCAGGAAGAAGCCATGCGCCTGTCCCAGCGCATCGCCATCTTCAGCCACGGCAGGATCGTCGGCCTGGGCACCGGTTACGACCTGTATCAGAACCCGCCGAATGCCTTCGTCGCCTCGTTCCTGGGTAACTCCAACTTCCTGCGGATCAAGGCCAGCAGCAATGGCGCGGGCAGCTTCGAGGGCCAGCCGGTGGCCATCCGCCTGACCCCGGGCCTGGCCGCCTCGCAGGATGCCCTGATCATGGTACGCCCGGAAAAGGCCCTGGCCCTGACCACCGAACAGGCCACGCGCGAGCCGCTGCCGGCGGGCTGGAACGAGGTCAGCGCCAAGGTTGGCGAAGTATTGTTCCTGGGCGAGAGCCAGACCTGCCATGTGGTGACCGCGGGCGGCACCGAGCTGACGGTGAAGGCGCTGTCGGCCGCGGGCATGCCGATGCAGCCGGGGGATACCGTGAAGGTGCGCTGGGCGGTGGCGGATGCGTGCATTTATACCGAGTGGGCAGAGAGTGACCTGAGCAAGTCCGCCGGGGCGCATTAA
- a CDS encoding ABC transporter permease, whose translation MLLSPNAMGRPLRTGLYLTTGVIAAFLLLPVVFIVLLSFGSSQWLVFPPPGWTFKWYGQFFSNPEWMDAALASLKVAVLTTIAAVLLGLPTAFALVRGRFPGRELLYGLFTMPMIVPLVIIAVAVYALFLKLGYTGTLFAFVVSHVIVALPFTIISIINSLKLFDQSIEDAAVICGASRLQAIFKVTFPAIRPGMIAGGLFAFLVSWDEVVLSVMMASPDLQTLPVKMWTTLRQDLSPVIAVASTLLIGLSLLVMFIAAALRRRTEANA comes from the coding sequence ATGCTCCTGTCTCCCAATGCCATGGGCCGCCCGCTGCGTACAGGCCTGTACCTGACCACCGGGGTCATCGCGGCCTTCCTGCTGCTGCCAGTGGTGTTCATCGTGTTGCTGTCGTTCGGCTCATCGCAGTGGCTGGTGTTCCCGCCACCGGGCTGGACCTTCAAGTGGTACGGCCAGTTCTTCTCCAACCCGGAGTGGATGGACGCCGCGCTGGCCAGCCTGAAGGTGGCCGTGCTGACCACCATCGCCGCCGTGCTGCTCGGCCTGCCCACCGCATTCGCCCTGGTGCGTGGCCGCTTCCCCGGCCGCGAGCTGCTGTACGGGCTGTTCACCATGCCGATGATCGTGCCGCTGGTGATCATTGCCGTGGCGGTGTACGCGCTGTTCCTCAAGCTTGGCTACACCGGCACGCTGTTCGCCTTCGTGGTCAGCCACGTGATCGTCGCCCTGCCCTTCACCATCATCTCGATCATCAACTCGCTGAAGCTGTTCGACCAGTCGATCGAGGATGCCGCGGTGATCTGTGGCGCCTCGCGCCTGCAGGCGATCTTCAAGGTGACCTTCCCGGCGATTCGCCCGGGGATGATCGCCGGCGGCCTGTTCGCCTTTCTGGTGTCGTGGGATGAAGTGGTGCTGAGCGTGATGATGGCCAGCCCCGACCTGCAGACCCTGCCGGTGAAGATGTGGACCACCCTGCGCCAGGACCTCAGCCCGGTCATCGCCGTGGCCTCGACCTTGCTGATCGGCCTGTCGCTGCTTGTCATGTTCATTGCCGCCGCCTTGCGCCGGCGCACCGAAGCCAACGCCTGA
- a CDS encoding ABC transporter permease, whose product MKVAINALHNAQGAPTGTGAPGTAPRRVSLSQRWKGSRNLLPALLFLGLFFFAPLAGLLLRGVLEPTPGLGNYEQLFANSAYARVLFNTFSVAGVVTLISVLLGFPLAWAITLVPKGWGRWLLNIVLLSMWTSLLARTYSWLVLLQSSGVINKALMAMGIIDAPLEMVHNLTGVVIGMSYIMIPFIVLPLQATMHAIDPMVLQAGSICGASPWTNFCKVFLPLCRSGLFSGALMVFVMSLGYYVTPALLGGAQNMMLPEFIIQQVQSFLNWGLASAAAALLVVITLVLFYLYLKLQPESPVGNAR is encoded by the coding sequence ATGAAAGTCGCCATCAACGCCCTGCATAACGCGCAAGGTGCCCCCACGGGCACCGGCGCCCCGGGAACGGCCCCCCGCCGCGTCAGCCTGAGCCAGCGCTGGAAAGGCAGCCGCAACCTGCTGCCGGCCCTGCTGTTCCTTGGCCTGTTCTTCTTCGCCCCGCTGGCCGGCCTGTTGCTGCGCGGGGTGCTGGAGCCAACGCCGGGCCTGGGCAACTACGAGCAGCTGTTCGCCAACTCGGCTTATGCGCGGGTACTGTTCAACACCTTCTCGGTGGCCGGCGTGGTCACCCTGATCAGCGTGCTGCTGGGCTTCCCGCTGGCCTGGGCAATAACCCTGGTGCCCAAGGGCTGGGGCCGCTGGCTGTTGAACATCGTGCTGCTGTCGATGTGGACCAGCCTGCTGGCGCGCACCTACTCGTGGCTGGTGCTGCTACAGAGCTCGGGGGTGATCAACAAGGCGTTGATGGCCATGGGTATCATCGATGCTCCGCTGGAAATGGTGCACAACCTGACCGGCGTGGTGATCGGCATGAGCTACATCATGATCCCGTTCATCGTGCTGCCGCTGCAGGCGACCATGCATGCCATCGACCCGATGGTGCTGCAGGCCGGCTCTATCTGCGGCGCCAGCCCGTGGACCAATTTCTGCAAGGTGTTCCTGCCGCTGTGCCGCTCGGGGCTGTTCTCCGGGGCGCTGATGGTGTTCGTGATGTCGCTCGGTTACTACGTCACCCCGGCCCTGCTGGGCGGTGCGCAAAACATGATGCTGCCCGAATTCATCATCCAGCAGGTGCAGTCGTTCCTCAACTGGGGCCTGGCCAGCGCCGCCGCCGCACTGCTGGTGGTGATCACCCTGGTGCTTTTCTACCTGTACCTGAAGCTGCAGCCGGAATCCCCGGTTGGCAACGCGAGGTAA
- a CDS encoding ABC transporter substrate-binding protein produces MLLSKRVTAVLSASLLTLACQAAQAADSLNFVSWGGTTQDAQKEAWAAPFTKATDIKVVQDGPTDYGKLKAMVESGNVQWDVVDVEADFALRAASEGLLEPLDFNQIKRDKIDPRFVSDHGVGSFFFSFVLGYNEGKLGANKPVDWTALFDTKAYPGKRALYKWPSPGVLELALLADGVAPDKLYPLDLDRAFKKLDTIKKDIVWWGGGAQSQQLLASGEASLGQFWNGRVYALQQDGAPVGVSWKQNLVMADFLVIPKGAKNKDAAMKFLANASSAEGQAEFANKTAYAPVNVDSVAKLDKDLAQNLPTAYAQDQVTLDFAYWAKNGQAIAARWNEWLVK; encoded by the coding sequence ATGCTGTTGAGCAAACGTGTAACCGCAGTGCTGTCCGCCAGCCTGCTGACCCTGGCATGTCAGGCCGCCCAGGCCGCCGACAGCCTGAACTTCGTCAGCTGGGGCGGTACCACCCAGGACGCCCAGAAAGAAGCGTGGGCCGCACCCTTCACCAAAGCCACCGACATCAAAGTCGTCCAGGACGGCCCCACCGACTACGGCAAGCTCAAGGCCATGGTCGAGAGCGGCAACGTGCAGTGGGACGTGGTCGACGTCGAAGCCGACTTCGCCCTGCGTGCCGCCAGCGAAGGCCTGCTCGAACCCCTCGATTTCAACCAGATCAAGCGCGACAAGATCGACCCACGCTTCGTCTCCGACCATGGCGTCGGCTCGTTCTTCTTCTCCTTCGTGCTCGGCTACAACGAAGGCAAGCTCGGTGCCAACAAACCAGTGGACTGGACCGCACTGTTCGATACCAAGGCCTACCCCGGCAAGCGTGCCCTGTACAAATGGCCCAGCCCTGGCGTACTGGAGCTGGCCCTGCTGGCCGACGGCGTAGCTCCCGACAAGCTGTACCCGCTGGACCTGGACCGCGCCTTCAAGAAGCTCGACACCATCAAGAAAGACATTGTCTGGTGGGGCGGTGGCGCCCAGTCGCAGCAACTGCTGGCCTCCGGTGAAGCCTCGCTCGGCCAGTTCTGGAACGGCCGCGTCTATGCCTTGCAGCAGGACGGTGCACCGGTGGGCGTGAGCTGGAAGCAGAACCTGGTAATGGCCGATTTCCTGGTCATCCCCAAAGGCGCCAAGAACAAGGACGCCGCCATGAAGTTCCTGGCCAACGCCAGCAGCGCCGAAGGCCAGGCCGAATTCGCCAACAAGACCGCCTACGCGCCGGTGAACGTCGACAGCGTGGCCAAACTCGACAAAGACCTCGCACAGAACCTGCCGACCGCCTATGCCCAGGACCAGGTCACCCTCGACTTCGCCTACTGGGCCAAGAACGGCCAGGCCATTGCAGCCCGCTGGAATGAGTGGTTGGTCAAATGA
- the ribBA gene encoding bifunctional 3,4-dihydroxy-2-butanone-4-phosphate synthase/GTP cyclohydrolase II — MAFNTIEELLEDYRQGKMVLLVDDEDRENEGDLLIAAERCDAQAINFMAREARGLICLTLTDEHCQRLGLEQMVPANGSVFSTAFTVSNEAATGVTTGISAADRARTVAVAMAPNARPEDLVQPGHIFPLRAREGGVLTRAGHTEAGCDLARLAGFTPASVIVEVLNDDGTMARRPDLEVFAARHGIKIGTIADLIHYRLSTEQTIKRIGERELPTVHGTFRLVTYEDRIEGGVHMAMVMGDIRRQQPTLVRVHVIDPLRDLVGAEYAGPANWTLWAALQKVAEEGAGVVVILANHESSQALLERVPQLTQPVRPYQRGQSKVYSEVGTGAQILQDLGVGKLRHLGPPLKYAGLAGYELEVVQSIPFEPDMVG; from the coding sequence ATGGCTTTCAACACCATCGAAGAACTTCTCGAGGACTACCGGCAAGGCAAGATGGTCCTGCTGGTGGATGACGAGGACCGGGAAAACGAAGGCGACCTGCTGATCGCCGCCGAGCGTTGCGACGCCCAGGCCATCAACTTCATGGCCCGTGAAGCGCGCGGGCTGATCTGCCTGACCCTGACCGACGAACACTGCCAACGCCTGGGCCTGGAGCAGATGGTGCCAGCCAACGGCAGCGTGTTCAGCACTGCCTTCACCGTGTCGAACGAGGCGGCCACGGGCGTTACCACAGGTATTTCCGCCGCCGACCGGGCGCGCACCGTGGCGGTAGCCATGGCCCCCAACGCCCGCCCCGAAGACCTGGTGCAACCCGGGCACATCTTCCCCCTGCGCGCCCGCGAAGGCGGTGTGCTGACCCGTGCCGGCCACACCGAAGCCGGCTGCGACCTGGCGCGCCTGGCGGGCTTCACCCCGGCCTCGGTGATCGTCGAAGTGCTCAACGACGACGGTACCATGGCCCGCCGCCCGGACCTGGAAGTGTTCGCTGCCCGGCATGGCATCAAGATCGGCACCATTGCTGACCTCATCCACTACCGCCTGAGCACCGAGCAGACCATCAAGCGCATCGGCGAACGCGAACTGCCGACCGTGCATGGCACCTTCCGCCTGGTCACCTACGAAGACCGCATCGAAGGTGGCGTGCACATGGCCATGGTCATGGGCGATATCCGCCGCCAGCAGCCGACCCTGGTGCGGGTGCACGTGATCGACCCACTGCGTGATCTGGTCGGTGCCGAATACGCCGGGCCGGCCAACTGGACGCTATGGGCGGCGCTGCAGAAGGTGGCCGAGGAAGGCGCTGGCGTGGTGGTGATCCTCGCCAACCATGAGTCCTCGCAGGCACTGCTGGAACGCGTGCCGCAGCTGACCCAGCCGGTGCGGCCTTACCAGCGTGGGCAGTCGAAAGTGTATTCGGAGGTGGGCACCGGGGCGCAGATTCTGCAGGACCTGGGCGTGGGCAAGCTGCGCCATCTGGGCCCACCGCTGAAATATGCGGGGCTGGCCGGGTATGAGCTGGAGGTGGTGCAGAGCATACCGTTCGAGCCAGACATGGTCGGCTAA
- a CDS encoding DUF1330 domain-containing protein yields the protein MKAYWIAHVDVTDPEQYQQYTQRAPAAFEAFGGRFLARGGRSEAMEGRPTPQRSVVIEFDSYERALACYRSELYQEACRHRQGVAKAEVIIVEGFEP from the coding sequence ATGAAGGCCTATTGGATCGCCCATGTGGACGTGACCGACCCCGAGCAATACCAGCAGTACACCCAGCGCGCCCCGGCTGCCTTCGAGGCATTCGGCGGCCGCTTCCTGGCCCGTGGCGGGCGTAGCGAGGCGATGGAAGGGCGGCCCACCCCTCAGCGTAGCGTGGTGATCGAGTTCGATTCGTATGAGCGGGCGCTGGCGTGTTATCGGTCCGAGCTGTACCAGGAGGCTTGCAGACATCGTCAGGGAGTGGCGAAGGCTGAGGTGATCATCGTCGAAGGGTTCGAGCCTTGA
- a CDS encoding pirin family protein produces MLTVRNAQDRGLAFHGWLKSFHTFSFGHYRNPDEQGFSDLLVINDDRVIPGKGFGEHPHRDMEIFSYVLEGALEHKDTLGTGSVIRPGDVQLMSAGHGVAHSEFNHSQVQPVHFLQIWIVPNVQGATPRYQQQHFSAEEKRGKLRLIISPDGAEGSLQVRQNARVYAGLFDGDERATLTLPENRHAYVHVARGSIELNGQVLNEGDGVRVRQEQVLELGNGVDAEVLVFDLRPHELPGMP; encoded by the coding sequence ATGCTGACCGTACGCAACGCCCAAGACCGCGGCCTGGCCTTCCATGGTTGGCTGAAGTCCTTCCACACCTTCTCCTTCGGCCATTACCGCAACCCGGACGAGCAAGGTTTCTCCGACCTGCTGGTGATCAACGACGACCGCGTCATCCCCGGCAAGGGCTTTGGCGAACACCCGCACCGCGACATGGAGATTTTCTCCTACGTGCTGGAAGGCGCGCTGGAGCACAAGGACACGCTGGGCACCGGCTCGGTGATCCGCCCGGGCGATGTGCAGCTGATGAGCGCTGGCCACGGCGTGGCCCACAGCGAGTTCAACCACAGCCAGGTGCAGCCGGTGCACTTCCTGCAGATCTGGATCGTGCCGAACGTGCAAGGGGCAACACCGCGTTACCAGCAACAGCATTTCAGTGCCGAGGAAAAGCGCGGCAAGCTGCGCCTGATCATCTCGCCGGATGGCGCCGAAGGGTCGTTGCAGGTGCGGCAGAATGCGCGGGTGTATGCCGGTCTGTTCGACGGTGACGAACGCGCCACCCTGACCTTGCCGGAAAACCGCCATGCCTATGTGCATGTGGCCCGGGGCAGCATCGAGCTCAATGGGCAAGTGCTGAATGAAGGGGATGGGGTGCGGGTGAGGCAGGAACAGGTGCTGGAACTGGGCAACGGGGTGGATGCCGAGGTGCTGGTGTTCGACCTGCGGCCGCATGAATTGCCTGGCATGCCATAA
- a CDS encoding alpha/beta hydrolase has protein sequence MNIVHKTLTASLLALSVSSAFAAGSPGVEQHTQAFLEALEQGGGKPLEQLSPKDARAVLTGAQASVKVDLSGIEVKERTIQANGESIKLQVVRPANVKGDLPVFMFFHGGGWVLGDFPTHQRLIRDLVVGSGAVAVYVDYTPSPEAHYPTAINQAYAATQWVAEHGKEIGVDGKRLAVAGNSVGGNMAAVVALKAKEAGTPALRFQLLLWPVTDASFETASYKQFAEGHFLTTGMMKWFWDNYTTDAKAREQIYASPLRASSEQLKGLPPALVQTAEFDVLRDEGEAYARKLNAAGVTVTSVRYNGMIHDYGLLNPLNQVPAVKAAMRQAAGELKVHLQ, from the coding sequence ATGAACATTGTCCACAAAACCCTTACCGCCTCCCTGCTGGCCCTGTCCGTTTCCAGCGCCTTCGCCGCTGGCAGCCCGGGCGTCGAACAGCACACCCAGGCCTTCCTCGAAGCCCTGGAGCAAGGCGGCGGCAAGCCGCTGGAACAGCTCAGCCCGAAAGACGCCCGCGCCGTGCTGACCGGCGCCCAGGCTTCGGTCAAGGTCGACCTCTCTGGTATCGAAGTGAAGGAACGCACCATCCAGGCCAACGGCGAGTCGATCAAGCTGCAAGTGGTACGCCCGGCCAATGTGAAGGGTGACCTGCCGGTGTTCATGTTCTTCCACGGTGGCGGCTGGGTACTCGGCGACTTCCCGACCCACCAGCGGCTGATCCGCGATCTGGTGGTTGGCTCTGGTGCGGTGGCGGTCTATGTGGACTACACCCCGTCGCCGGAAGCGCATTACCCGACGGCGATCAACCAGGCCTACGCCGCCACCCAATGGGTGGCCGAGCATGGCAAGGAAATCGGCGTGGACGGCAAGCGCCTGGCTGTGGCCGGCAACAGCGTCGGCGGCAACATGGCGGCAGTAGTTGCCTTGAAAGCCAAAGAGGCCGGCACCCCGGCCCTGCGCTTCCAGCTGCTGCTGTGGCCGGTGACCGATGCCAGCTTCGAGACCGCGTCGTACAAGCAGTTTGCCGAGGGACACTTCCTCACCACCGGCATGATGAAATGGTTCTGGGACAACTACACCACCGATGCCAAGGCACGGGAACAGATTTACGCCTCGCCGCTGCGCGCCAGCAGCGAACAGCTCAAGGGCCTGCCGCCAGCACTGGTGCAGACGGCCGAGTTCGACGTGCTGCGCGACGAAGGTGAAGCGTATGCCCGCAAGTTGAATGCGGCAGGTGTGACGGTGACCTCGGTGCGCTACAACGGGATGATTCATGACTATGGGCTGCTCAACCCGTTGAACCAGGTGCCGGCTGTGAAGGCGGCGATGCGACAGGCTGCCGGTGAATTGAAAGTGCACCTGCAATAA
- a CDS encoding LysR family transcriptional regulator, whose protein sequence is MNPYEDMRIFAQVMEAGSFTAAADRLGMSKQSVSRRLMQLEERLGVRLLNRSTRRLDATPLGQHYYQSALRLLGEVQQVEHDISGQAQALRGTLRLSAPLSFAMAHLGCLLTEFLQLHPQVDVEVDLSDRAVDLIGEGYDLALRIGALEDSSLIARRIASVERVYCASPVYLEARGVPARPEQLAGHDCLPYGHSRQVQWQFSQGGKAQAIQVAGRMRANNGELLRDAAIAGMGVTYLPTFIVGQALADGRLVTVLDEWRPPALQLSAVYPQHRQVARPVQGFVNFLRERLVQL, encoded by the coding sequence ATGAACCCTTACGAAGACATGCGCATCTTTGCCCAGGTGATGGAGGCCGGCAGTTTCACCGCCGCTGCCGACCGCCTGGGCATGTCCAAGCAATCGGTCAGCCGGCGCCTGATGCAGCTTGAGGAGCGCCTGGGCGTGCGCCTGCTCAATCGCTCCACCCGGCGCCTGGACGCCACGCCGCTGGGCCAGCACTACTACCAGTCGGCGCTGCGCCTGCTCGGCGAAGTGCAGCAGGTGGAGCACGACATCAGTGGCCAGGCACAGGCCTTGCGCGGCACCTTGCGCCTGAGCGCGCCGCTGTCGTTCGCCATGGCGCACCTGGGCTGCCTGCTGACCGAGTTTCTGCAGTTGCACCCGCAGGTGGATGTGGAAGTGGATTTGAGCGACCGCGCCGTGGACCTGATTGGCGAGGGTTATGACCTGGCGCTGCGGATTGGTGCGCTGGAGGATTCCAGCCTGATTGCCCGGCGTATTGCCAGTGTCGAGCGGGTGTATTGTGCGAGCCCGGTGTACCTGGAAGCGCGGGGCGTGCCGGCCAGGCCGGAGCAGTTGGCTGGGCATGACTGCCTGCCCTATGGGCATTCGCGGCAGGTGCAGTGGCAGTTCAGTCAGGGCGGCAAGGCACAGGCGATCCAGGTGGCCGGGCGGATGCGGGCGAACAATGGCGAGCTGCTAAGGGATGCGGCGATTGCCGGAATGGGGGTGACTTATCTGCCAACCTTCATCGTGGGCCAGGCACTGGCAGATGGGCGGCTGGTGACGGTGCTGGATGAGTGGCGACCGCCGGCGCTGCAGCTGTCGGCGGTGTACCCGCAGCACCGACAGGTGGCGCGGCCGGTGCAGGGGTTTGTGAACTTCCTGCGTGAGCGGTTGGTGCAGCTCTGA
- a CDS encoding sarcosine oxidase has protein sequence MTSLQAEAFVPHSPRAELLHTCALTDLTDLARVGFRGGDSAAYLQARGYHLPSLPNQAVRQEDGGWVARLSQSEYLLLGSLADDGVRVAAEEAGWVQEAQRNYLLPRQDSHAWLQLSGLYCSAVMAKLCGVDLRAQAFPVGAVAQTSAARINVIVLNVGSDERPALQLLFDRASLAYFREAVLDAMDEFEGGWVGVEELMQ, from the coding sequence ATGACCAGTTTGCAAGCCGAAGCTTTTGTTCCACACAGCCCGCGGGCCGAGCTGTTGCACACCTGCGCGTTGACTGACCTGACCGATCTGGCACGGGTCGGGTTTCGTGGGGGCGACAGTGCCGCTTATCTGCAGGCGCGTGGCTACCACTTGCCGTCGCTGCCCAACCAGGCCGTGCGTCAGGAGGACGGTGGCTGGGTAGCACGCTTGTCGCAGAGCGAGTACCTGCTGCTGGGCAGCCTGGCCGACGACGGTGTACGGGTGGCTGCCGAAGAGGCCGGGTGGGTGCAGGAAGCCCAGCGCAACTACCTGCTGCCGCGCCAGGACAGCCATGCCTGGTTACAGCTGTCGGGGCTGTACTGCAGCGCGGTGATGGCCAAGTTGTGCGGGGTGGACTTGCGTGCCCAGGCGTTTCCCGTTGGCGCGGTAGCGCAGACCTCGGCGGCGCGGATCAACGTGATCGTGCTGAATGTGGGGAGTGATGAGAGGCCAGCATTGCAGTTGCTGTTTGATCGGGCTTCGCTGGCGTATTTCCGTGAAGCGGTGCTGGATGCCATGGACGAGTTCGAGGGTGGTTGGGTCGGGGTGGAGGAGTTGATGCAATAA